The nucleotide sequence GGGACAGTGTGCGACTCTGGTAAATTAAAATCATCAAAAATTTTGCTATATAAATTAGATCTGAATTGACTAAATTGTGCTTTTCCGACATAAATACTTAAGAAAGTATTAAGTGATCCGTTAACAAAAGTTTTGAGATTTGGTAGTGTTACAAAAATTGTTGTAAAGACTGTTAAAGGTAATAAGTTTGGTTTGTATAAACAAATTAAAAGCGAAATCAAAATAATTAAAAAGCTATAAACTAGTGAAATACAGTTATTTCAAAAGTAATACAAACCATATAGGTGTGATAATCTTGGAAGTTTTTGAATTAAAGTACTTTTTAGTTCTTTTTGATATCAATGTTCCAAAATTGTGAAATTGTTATTAACAGAACTTGAGAATAACATATTTGAAGCGTTTGCAGAAATTTGTTTTGGTTTAATCATTAAATCGTTATTAAATTCAGTTAATTCTTGAATGTTAAACTGTCCGCAAACAGGGGCAACTAACGCAATTAATGATAAAGGAATAATGTAAGAAAGTGCAATCGGACTTAAGATTCCAATCATTACAATACTACTTATAAATGAGACAACATTAATGAATACTTGTAAAATAGTCAAATAATAAGCATTGACTAAAAATTCAGGTCCATTTGTATAAGAAACAACTACGTCATTTTTTGAAACTAAGGCTCATTTACTTGGATTTTTGCTTAAATGTTCATTAATCAACTCTCTTAAAACGGTTTTTTGAATAAAAATGCCGCTAATATGTAAAAGAATTCTGAAAATAAGGTAAAAAAGACAAAAGATAAAGAAATCAATAAGAAAAATATTAAGTTCTTTTGAGTTGTTGAAATTCGTACATTATTTTCTAAATTACTAATAAATTGATTTAAGTAATAAATTTCAAAATAATTAATACAAAAAACCAAACCGGCAAATAAAATCATTAAAATGAATAATGAAATATTTTTCTTTGCTACGTTTTTCATATACCTCCTTTTTTGAGTATTTGTTTTTATTTACTTGTACATCTATAGGACAAATTGAAATAAATCTATTTTCAATTTGTGAGCGATAAGGTTCATTTATCGTTTTTAAAGTTATTTATTTTCTTTAGTTTATGTTATGAAAAACAAAAAAACATGGACACTTTTTTGCATTAAAGTATTCCATGTTTTCATTCGCTTTTAAATTAAATATATTTGTTAAATTTATTCGA is from Mycoplasmopsis pullorum and encodes:
- a CDS encoding ATP-binding cassette domain-containing protein — translated: MINEHLSKNPSKWALVSKNDVVVSYTNGPEFLVNAYYLTILQVFINVVSFISSIVMIGILSPIALSYIIPLSLIALVAPVCGQFNIQELTEFNNDLMIKPKQISANASNMLFSSSVNNNFTILEHWYQKELKSTLIQKLPRLSHLYGLYYFWNNCISLVYSFLIILISLLICLYKPNLLPLTVFTTIFVTLPNLKTFVNGSLNTFLSIYVGKAQFSQFRSNLYSKIFDDFNLPESHTVPNGTIQEIKYNNAKIITPEEKTTILSNVNLQINQNDKIVIFGHSGSGKSSLIKYLSGLLPFSSETQIELNNNKVNNLDLFNISYLSREKGDLIEGTLMENLTFFDPDKEAQTRDLIDIFKLSELDLNESVDTNNYQHSLGQLQRIQLIRALNSDKEVLFLDESLSNIDHKTLDIILEYISKLNRTIILVSHNLTPTQQSFFNRVWKIEQGAIHEVK